GAGGAGCCAGGGGTGGCTCAGCTACAGCACCTGCAGAATGTAGTTGCCTGGCTTGACATCAGTGATGTCGATCCACTGGCAGTCGATATCATGCCTGTACAGGTCCCAGCAGCCCACAGTGATGCCCTGCTCCCCAAAGTTGGCACACTCGTACCGCTTGGCCACATCTGCAGGCAGGAAGAGATCGCAGCtcatccctgctgcagccctctGTGCAGCCCCTGCATTGCCCgcccagcctggccccagcaCGGGCAATGGCTGGGTACAGACAGCCCCATGGCAGGGACATGGGCAGGGTTGGTGCTGCAAAACCTCACGGCACCCACCTTCCTCACACTCGGTGTCCTCGAGGCAGAAGCTGGCCTTGTGTCCCTCCGCCACCTTGGTGCCGTTGGGGGTCAGGATGTCATAGTGGGTGAAGATATCCATGCTGTGGTAGTGCCTGCAAGAGGGAGCCCCACAGTGCATTGGCTGCACCAGTGCCTGGATGCTGGGGAACTTGGAGGATGCTcggggcagaggaggagaccCACACACTGCACAGGAGACTCGCCCTGCGCTGCGGGAGGCGTCCCACCACCTGCTCAGCCCCTCACTGTCAGGAAAggtccccacagcccctgctCTGGGGGCACAGTGCTACAAGGTTGGGCAGAGCTCAGTCCTGCACTAGGAGGGGACATGGCTGTCCCCAGCCAGATGGCCCAGGCAGGCGGGGGGGAGCTCAGCTGCAGGGCACAGCCTGCAGCCCGGTCCTTGCCCCTCCAAACCCAACGCTGCTCATCCAGGCATAGCCCTGAGCCAAAGCAGGCAAAATTGTACCCTGGGCAGCAGAAGGTGCCTCCCCCAGACTCGGTGCCTCACCTGGCTTCACCCTCAACCAGCATCACCCTCGCCAGcccactgcagcagcaccaTCACCTGATCCCCCCCCCGGGACGTTACCCTGCCCGCGTGCCCATCCCCACCCGTGCCATGTACGCACCGGTGGCACTCGTGCCAGACCCAGGAGTGCCGGCCAGCCTTGGGGCGGAAGTCAGCGCGACCATTGTTGTGGATCTGGGAGGAGAAGCGGAGCAGGCGACGGTGCCCATAGGGCCAGTTTGCCAGGCGGGCCGAACTGGAGAGGCAGTTCTCCTCGGCGGCACAGTACAGCATGTGCAGCGGCCGGTCCTCGATGTACGCCGTCTCCTGCACCAGCGGGGCGTGCAGCAGTAGGTCGGAGGCGGCTGGGGAGCAGGCGGCTGCTCAGGGACAGACAGCCACCCCGCTGCTCGGCGGGTGGCAGGGACGGGGCAAGCAGCAGGGATAGGGCGGGCGCCCAGCCCAAGCAGGGCTGAGCCAGCCGGGGGGAACGTGTGCCCTCCCCATCAGCTGGGCACAGGCCGACCCCGCAGCCCCGTCATCTGCAAACCCCATTGCCCACAGCCCTGTTGCTCACAGCCCCTTTATCTGCAGCCCCTGGCCCCACAGCACCGTCGCCAACAGACCCCATCGCCACTCACTCTCAGAGCAGATGACACCTGCAGCGAAGCGTGTGCCCGTGTTCCTGCAGTTCAGGCTGGTGCCGTGGTGCTGGCAGTGGCTCAGGGACATCTCATGGCCAGCGCACTTCACCCCGCTCAGCACCATCTCCGTCACATTGCTGGCGTCCCAGTACCACGTctcctggggagggggtgagACAAGCTGGGTGGCAGGGCCGGCTGCTGTGGGTGCCCTGGCTCGCACGTGCCGGGCTGCAGCCAGCGCCCCGCCAcggcacagccctgcccagaCACCCAGGCTGCCCACAAGGGTCCCATCCCGTGGCACCCAACGGCCACGTCCCTTTGTCCCCCCATACAGCCCCATGGCCATCCGGGAAGCGCCGGTGCTTGTGCTTGCTGGGGTGTCACCTGGGGGCCTCCCCGCCGGCACCTACCGTCACCGCGTGCAGGGAGTAGCCCAGGCCGAGCTGGCGACAGGCCACCATCGCCTCCTTAGTGGTCCAGCCATCGCTGCACACCATGCCCCACTTACTGCCTCGCTTCACCTCCACGCGGCCCTCAAATGCCGTCCTCCCGCCGGCTAGGCGGATCTGCGGGGAAGCCCTGGGGCCGTAAGCAGGCACCCCACGCCATGCTGCCTCCCACCCCATCCGTGTCCCGTCCCTGTACCCCATCCCCGCGGAGCAGTGGTGGTGGCGGCTCGCTGCCCTGGCCAAGCTGGCGCTGGCACCTACTTGTAAGCCGTGGTTAGCGAATCCCAGACCCAGCTGGCGACAGGCCACCATCGCCTCCAGCGTACCCCAGCCTTCGCCGCAGACCAGACCCCAGCGGGGCTGGTCCCCATCGCCAGCCCCCACCGCCACCTCGACCCGCCCCTCAAAGCGGCTCCGGCCCCCGCTCAGCCGAATCTGTGGAGAAAGGCAGTGGcagcatcatcatcatcatcacaagtgatgctcctgctgctggggccaTGTCCCGCAGGGCAGTCCTCCCCAGTCcccatcctgcagcagctgcagctgccccGTCCCCAGTGCGGCCAGGGCCGTGCTGCAGCGCCTGTGCGGGCTCTGGGCTGGGGGCTTCAGGACACGTGGGGAGGTGGCAGCCAGGAGCTGAGTAGAGTCAGGCACAGCTTTGGTCGGCAGGGAACTCACCAAAAATGGTGGGTTTGGGGCCAAGAAATTGCTTGTGAGTTTGGGAATTGTCACACCAAAGCAGGGAAAATGGTTCATTTTGAAATGGCAttctcatttcagaaatgaCAGGTATGAGAGAgttaaatatcattaaaaagCCTGAAGTGGATGAAATGACAGGCCAGGGCAAACAGGAACATGGAGCTCCATTTGCTCATTTCATCAtcggtaaaaaaaaaataaatctgtcttGGTTGGcccacagtgattttttttctggtgcttctgctggggagctggcacaggctggcagcagggagagagagcaGCGGGAAGCAACTGCCCCACACCACCCCACGCAGTGGGGCACCACAAGATGCCCAGACCCCCCCCGTGGCCCCCCTTCCACCCCTCTCCTCACAGGGGCAGCTTGGGACTCCCACCTGCAAAATCCCCGAGCCCCCCAGGGCAGCCTTGCCACAGACCAGGGGGAAATGCGTGGGGCATGATGGGGTTCAGAGGAGGAGAGATGACGGACCATCCCACAGCGGGTCCCGTGGgccctcccccagcaccctgctccgGGGGCCCCGATGCCGGGATCTGCCAGGCACCGTGGTCCCGCGGATGCTGGCAGCCCCCCATGGTGCGCACCAGAGTCTCGTAGCCCATGTAGGGGATGTTGCAGCGAACGGCTGCGTCCTCCGTGTGCTTGCAGTCCTCCTGCGTGATGTTCTTGAAGGGGCAGCTCCAGAGGGTCTTCTCAGTGCCCAGGCACTGCACCTCATTCATGTGGATGGGCCCCGTCCCTGCCGGAGGGATAGCATGTGACACAGGGACAGCCACGGCCATACTGTCCCCATGGCTGTCCTTGCTCCTTGGCATCCACTGAGGGAGTCCAGTGCACTCCTGGCCCCCACggctgctgcccagggcagcaTGGTCGAGCGGCCACAGTCCCCTGGAGATGCTCAGGGCAAGCCCTGCACCATGTGCAACTGGCAGCCAGGCGCCCATGGGACAAGCCCGGCCAtggccctccccagcccagcagagccTTGTGTCTGGACAAGTGCCTCATATGCAGGCCCAGGACGCGATGCCTGGCCTCTCCACCCCAGGACCCTCACCGTGGCCCCCAGCACCCTCACCTTGGCCCATGCGTGCCCCGGTGAGGGCCTCCCTGGCGCTGCCGAAGCCCAGCTCACGGCACACCACGCTGGCTGACAGCAGGTTCCAACGGTCGTCACAGATGGTGCCCCACTCGCTGCTCTTGAGCACCTCAACACGGCCCTCGCCGACCTTCGCGCCACCCTTTAGCCGGATCCGTGGCTGCAGGGGAGCAGGGTCAGGGCATGGTACGGGACAGCACGGTATGGTGTGGTGCTGaatggcacggcacggcacagcGCAGCACAGCGcagcatggcacagcacagTGTGGCACAAGGCAGTGCAGCACAGAGGTTGCTAGCCATGACTCCTGGGATGTGCAGGGACAGGACACCATCCCCACGTCCTGCGCCATGAGGTGGTCACCCAGGGACCTGAACACCCACACTCAGGTGCAGCCTGAGGGACAGAGCTCTacagcagggcagcagccagCTGTGGGCCACTGCAGGACGCGGCCCCTTCCCCACGGGGCTcacctggctctgctgctgttggCGCTGCTTCTTCTTGTGGGCATTGCCAGTGGCAAAGAGGGGCCCGGGCACACAGCTGACGACAGCGGGCATGCCAGCCCTGCAGGTGGCCGAGGCGTTGCCCCGGTAGAACTCGAAGGCACACATGGAGAGGTGCACCTCTGTCCCCGTGCAGGACACAGAGTGCAGGCGGTAGTTGAGCTGCTGCCGCTCCGTGAACAGCCTGCAAGGAGAGAGGAGCCCTGAGACACGACCAGCGCGGTCAGCCGGCAGCGGAGGTGTCAAtggctgccctgcctgcagctgcactTTCTGTCCGTGCCCCTTGCACTGTCCCCCAGGGAGAGATGCACTGTGCCTGCAGGTCACCCGCTCCTcgccagctgcctgccccatgTCCCCGGCAGCATGGGGACACGCACGGCTCTGGCGAGGCTGAGCAGGGATCCTGGCACTCAGGCTCTCCGCTGGAGCCATTTACCTCTTCTTGGACCCTACGTCCTCCCCACGCTTTTGTTTAGGCTGAGATTTGGAGGCCagcctggaaaacagaaaacaaccaTCAAGGAGCCCGGAGCCTCAGGCTGTCAcctctgctggctgcagtgACACAGGGAGCACAGCCTGCCCCAACTTTCACTGAAGACTGAATTGGACATGTCGGCCCCCCCAGGGAGACTCACGCACGTCCCCTTTGTGTCACGCATGGGTGCAATGGCATCATCTGCTGCCAGCAATGTGACACAACTGCCCTCTACAGCAATGATGCAGTTTCCTGCCCACGTCCCACCAGGAAACTGTGCCGGATGCAGCAACATCCCGTGCTGCCTTGTCACACAGCAGAAGATCAAACACCAGCAGCAACGATTTGATCTGTTGGGTACAAGTGAGGTGTGCCCATGTCCTTGTCCAGACACCAGACAACGTCACTGTGCCGTGCTCCAAGGGGAGCAGGGCGCCAAGGAAGCACAGCACCAAGCAAGCGGGGAAGGTGGCGGGTGCTCTCCTCAGTGCCATGGGGCATGGTGAGACTCGCTGCAGGCTTGCAAGGACCCGCTGCCAGCAAGGGGAGCTCCCCAGACGCACGCAGAGCGGTGCGGAGAAGAGTCTGCCTGGGGCCTGGCGCACATGTACTGTCCCAACACACTCAAATGCTTTGCTTCATTCAGGGGGAAGATGCTGAGCAGGGCCAAAACCCCAGGGACCACAAGGAGTGAAGAGCGAGGTGCCCTAAAACAGGGCAGGTGACTGACACCCACCCAGGGACAAGACAAAACCAAGCCTGGCAACTGATCCCGCTGGCCAGTAGCAGGTTCAGGTCAGCCTGCACAGCCCAGCAAGCCCCAGGACACAGCATGGGGCTACCAGGAGCCGGGATTCAAACGGCCGGCTGGAGGACATCAGCACCCATTCACACTCATGAAACCACATCTCGATCCTGCATCCGGTTCtgggtccccagtacaagaaagacatcaGCTAAGCAGTGCAAGCCCTGAGGAGAGCCACCAATACAGTTGGGGCCGGAGGAGAGATGGGGGCACGGGGCTGCTCCCGCCTGGGGCTGAGATGGCTTCAGGGGGCTCTGACAGAAGCTGACCTGCACCTGCAAGGGGCTGTCAGGGAGCCAGAgcccagctcttccagctgcaggagggaaaAGCATGAGAGAAAATAGGTGTGATTGGCAACGCGAGGTTCAGACTCAGTGTAAGGGAAACTTTTTCCCCATGAGGGCTATTCACCATTGGAGCAGAGGCCATGAGGCTGTGGGATCTCCATTCCTGGAGGTTTTCAAAAGCCAACTGAATGAAGTCCTGGGCTGACCCACAGCTGGCCCTGCTCCATGCGGGGGGTTGGACCAGGACtccctgaggtcccttccagcctggatTAGCCTGTGACCCCACGTATGACTGCAGCCATGCAGCCCCAAATTGATCAGCCCTGTCAAACCAGCACATGGCTTTCAGGAGACAGCTCCTGCTCTGGGCAGAGAGAAGGCAACAGACCACAGCTTCATGGACTTCGCAAAGCATTTcacccagctctgcaggggAAATACCCGCTCACTGGAAAAGGGGCAGTCAGCACCAAACCAGACAAATAACAGCACTTTGAAGTAAGCGGAACCTGTGGGTGGAGGTTTGAGGAGACCCCATGGGCTGACCCCATCTGGATTTCCATCACCAGCGCAGGCACGGCTGCAGAAGCTGGTGAGGACGCCTGTTGTGGACACAAAGCTGGGGAGTGTCACAATGAAGAGCTCGTGATGGGTCCAGAGTGTAGGGCACCTTTGGCATCAGGAATGTGGTAGGACCAGGGCAAGGTGGTGTGCTGGGGGCAGAGCAGCGTCCCCATGCAGCAGTAGGCTCAGGTGAGAGGTGCCATGCCATAACCCAGAGAGAATGGGCTCTGGCTCGCTGCACCCACCACCAAATCTGGCAGCAGGGTTCAGGGATGGAGGGAAAGCGCAGCCAGACTATCCCTTGGGACTGGCACAAAGGCAGCAAGAGCAAGTGGGCAGAGGGTACAAGAGATCCTGAGCAGATGCAGCACTTGGGACAAGACCTGCCACACCATGTCCATCACACCAGTGCCCAGTATTGCTAGCACTGCCGTGCCCATCACCCTGGTGACCAGCACTGCCGAGCAAGTGCTCTCATGCCCGTGCCAGCCCACACTGCCAACCCACCCTGCGGGGAATGGAGGGGTGCGCAGCCTTTCCAGCTTCcccactgctgctttctgcaagaAAGCAGCCCATTTCcacagccctccctccccatccacCAGGAGAGACAGCTCCGCTCTGAGGCCTCCTGGTCCCCgtggggctgcagcacaggACGCTGCAGCTCTCTCCGTGCCTCCCAGGGGATCCTGCCCACAGTGGGTCTGCGCTGCAGACCCTAACCCCCGTGCCAGGACTCTGACCTGGTGCATGGGATgggggctgctctgcctggggcaCAGCTGGCCGGGGAGAAAGATTGTCTCTCATGGGGGATGGGGGACCCCGGTGTGCACAGGCAAGACCCCACCGGGGTGGGgtctgcccagcacagcccgTGCACTCGGTCTGCTCCGTCCGGATCCATTTGCGCCAGCATCCGTTCCAACAGCAGAGACCGGTGGGGCCggacagcccagctctgccaagGGCTCAGCAGATGGGGCGACCTGGCCCCTTACCTGCTGCCTGGCCTCAGGGTCTGGCCCTTCATCCTGGCTGTGCGCTTCAACCTCCTGAGAGAGCAACACCACAGCTGCCCAGTCAGGGGCGCGTGGAGTGCCGGGCACCACGCCGTGGGCAGCATGTCCATGCCCACCCCCCTCGCTCGGGCCATGGTGCTGCTGGGGCACCTTTGCCTGGCTCAGCTGCAAACCTTCCCTCGGGACAGGGACCTCCGCACTCCACACTGGAGGGAAATGTGGAGGTGTACCACTGACAGGGAGAAAAAGCTGCCATCTTGGAGCATCCTCTGCAGTACTGCATGGGGCAGGTGGGCAGCCACGGCCCCCCAGCCACGCCATGGCCCCCCAGCTTGGTTAGTGAGTGCCCATACGGCTAGCTGGGGCTAGGACTGGtgagcagcagggatgggaggGACGCTGGGAAGCCACAACGCCCAACAGCATGGCCCCCCATGCTGTCCCCCCAGCATTGCCCTGTGTCCCTGGCACTGTCcctggctctgccccagccccatgcccccagctctgctctgacaGCCCAGTCCCGCGGGCTCCCTGCTGGCCTCACTCACTTGTAGAAGTTCCTGTTGACCTTCTTCTCAGCAGGGAAGCCCATCATGCCGCAGACGACATGGCTGTTCTGGCTGTCCCAGCCCTCGTCGCAGATCTGTGCCCAGCCATCCTTGTAGCGCACCTCCACAATGCCCTCCGTCACCGGCAGCTGCCTCCGGGCCCCGGACACCACCGGTCGCAAGCGGACCTCCTCCACATGGCTCTGCTCGGTCTGCAGGGCGCAGGTCAGCCCAGGCTTGCGCTGCACCCCGCCGCCCtggctccctgccagccctttGCCAGGGATGCCCCAAGGATGCAGACACCTGCAGGAGATGGGGTCCCCAGTCCCAGGTGGGGAACAGGGATggccaggtcctgcatccctGCAGGCTACATCCGATGGCCCTGGGCGGCCAAGGACCTAATCCCATCCTGTGCAGCTAGTGCCCCACACCCCCCTGACCCTCCAAGTGCATCTCCTGGGAGTGCAGCCAGGAGAGCCACCGCTGCCATCCCGTCACCTCGGGATCCTGCACCCGGAGGGAGGGTGCCCAGACCGCCCCAAGCGCAGGCACCCACCCAGAGCAGGATAGCAGCAGGGGGTGCTGGGACACTGGGCACAGCCTGCAGGACATGGCCCCAGCCCCCCTCGCCTCGCAGGAGACCTGCTGTCCTGTGCCCAGAGCTGTGCCATGTCCCCACACCCAAGCCACATCCTGAGCAGAGCCTCGTCCTCCACAGGCACtgtggctgggggggacaggaaCCCCAGCTGAGAAGACAAGAGCAGCCACGAGAGCTGGTCTGAGAAACAGAGAGcctggaagagagaaagagagagagagggagaggccAAGCGTGCTGGAGGAATGCAGTGTAGAGAAGCAGGTCTGGGACTGAGGGtccccagcaggcaggagaaagaagaaaacaggctGCAGAGGTGTGAGACAGAACCCCTGgcccagagaagctgctgggGGAAGCAGCAGCTCGGGATGCTCAGGGGAGGCTGCGGCAGCACCACGCTCCCatgcagggcagggcaggggagggatgtgcctgctgcagggctgcccaCCGTAGTGCCAACTGCTCCCTATGGCCCCAGAGCTGGGTTGGGCTGTGGCACCCCGGGGAAATAGGTGCTCATGCGACTCAGGGGCACTGCGGGTGCAGGGTGCCAGGGCAGTGAGGTAGCATGCTCCCCTGACCgtggggagatggggacagCCCCCGTGCTAGGGCTGAGGGAAGGCACCGACAGGGTCCCCTGGTCCTGCACGTGGAAGCATGCTGGTGTGTGGTGGGGGAGCTGCCTCCCAACTACTCAGGGAGGACTGAGGCCAGGCTGGGCTGCCCCATGGCAGGGCTCCCAGCAGCTGGCTCTGTGGGTTCCTGGGCAGGGGCAGTGCCGGCTGCccaccctggccagcagcttCCTCACCTCGATGACGTTGGAGTCCTTGAAGCCTGGGATGCGCTCGTCCTTGCAGATGACACCCGCATCTTCCTCATGGCTGCAGTCGCTgttcccccagccccggtgTTTGCAGTCCCCAATGCTCTTCTCGCCTCCGACACAATTCACGTTGTCCAGCCAGATCCGCCCTGCCAGACACCAGGGCCAGGGGTGAGGAGGGGCCAAGCCCATGCAGCATCCccctgggagcagggaaggTGCCCATAGAGCATGGCCAGGCATGACGCAGGCATACAGCAGGAGTGTGGATGttgggctgggggcagccctCCCTCGGCACAAAGCTAAGGCCACCAAAATGCCAAGAGTAAAGACCCAAGTGGTGGATCTGCAGATGGGGAGTTTCCACCTCCCCAAGGGGCTGCTCTGCCAGATGTAAAGCCCCCACGTAATGTGCGCCCTGGGCTCTGTATAGCAGCTCACCTGCAGCATGGCCTGCTACACCTCTGCACCATATGCCCATACCagcccagacctgcagcccccCTACACCACCCAGGGGCAAGCACAGCCCAGCAGCTGTAGCGCATGCCTGCAACCACCCTACGCCCTGGATACATGCACAGCAGCTCACACACAAACATGCAGAGTTTCCCAGCCTGCTTTGCATGTGCATACATGCATGTGCGCACACATAGGCGCACACTGCCGGGCACTCAGCAAACACAAGACCTGCCTGCCCCAGACCCACCACCTCGCCAACAGTGCATGCACGGCAACGGGCTGATGTGCAGCCACAGACAGGCTGGCCCCAGCCCATGCAGTATGGGGGCCTGTGCCCACCACCCCTCTCTTACCAATGCCTTTGCCATACTTGGCGCTGTGGGCCCAGCCAGTGGCAGCCACAAAGCCAAGGTGCCGGCACAGCACATGCGCGTTGGCCAGTGTGAAGTCATCGTCGCAGATGGTGCCCCACTCATCGTTGTAGAAGACCTCAATGCGTCCCTCGTTGTGCTTGCGCGGGTAGCCAGCCAGGCGAAACTTCAGCTGGGGTCCGGGGGTGTGCGTGGAGCCTGGGGGGGTGGGCTGGCTACTGCCCTCCCACAGCCAcacactgctcagcagcaccagcagctcctgccatgCCCAAGTGCCGCAGCTTCCCATGACAGCTTGACTCTGCAATGGCAGAAAGGGTCAGGGTATGGGGGATGCACGAGCCGTGCTGAAACGCCAGCTCCCCTGATCCAGCCCTGTGCTGGTTGAACCCCCTGCTCACACACAGCTCCGTGTAGTACCAGCACACCCACGCATCTTGTCCCTGGCCAGAGTCAGCCCACTCTCACTGCCCACCCAATGCCTCCCTAGCACCTCGCACCCCTCCGCAACCGGCCGCTGCTGAAATCCCACTGTGCTGCTGGGTTCCATCTTCTGTGCCAAAGGGCAGTGATGGCAGACAGGCAAAGGGGTGTGCGTCAGCCCCAGGAGAGTCAGCTGGAAAGGAGGGGGATCGGCCGCCAGAGCagagggagctggagcaggaccAGGGCCCAGGGAAAGCCCAGCTGGACCGGCCAGGAGCTTGATCCACCACGAGCAGTGCAACAGCCGCTGGTTGTGAGGGGCTGCCAGCCCATGCTTTTGCCCACTGCGAGGAGCAAGGCAGCCGGAGCCTTTCACATTCCTCTCTGTGCAGCATTTCTCCAGCCCTCCAATAACATCTGTGGCTCCCTGAATACCTGAGGGAGATGTGGTATTCCTGCACCAGTCCCATCGGCAAACAATGGTGAAAACATTTCTCTGTGAACCACCTTCCCTTCCCAGTGCACTATTCCCATTTACCCCATTACGGACCACTTTAACCCCGCGGGTGCCGTGGCAGCCCAGGAACAGCATTTCTGCACGGGCAGTGTCAGCCCTGCTCCAGGCTGGGCTCGCCATGCTTTTGACAGCCAAGCTCCGATGCTCACCCAGCACCGCCGGCACGGTGACCTGCCTGCCTCCCGCCACCGCAGCTTCACGTCACCCGTCCAGCCAGTCCCTTCCACAGGTGGGAAAGCACACCCCCAAACCTGGGAGACCCCTGCGACAGGCCCACCAGAAATACGTCTCTGCACCCTACATACCCCACCCTGAGAGCAGATCCTGCATGCTGCACTCACACAGATTGTGCTTGTCATTAGACAACGTTAAAAGGAATAAGGTGTGGCTTACCCACAGGTAGGGGTGATTTAAGAATCCAGTGTTTAGCTACAGGGttacagaggaaggaaaacaaatgcaaacccTGCACATGCTCCCAGtgtggggctgtgctgcagggacccTTCTCGCAGGTCCTCCCCATGGTGCCGGTGTGCTTCCTTAGCCAGCACGCTTCCCTGAGAGCCTTCATCCCCGCTCTCTCACGGCTCGCTGCCTACACGCCAGTTTGGTGGGACTGCAGGGGTGTATTGGGGCATCCTCAGGGACCATGGCTTCTCTTCAGGTGCTGTGCTGTAGGAGCCCCTTTCCCTGGACTAAGGCCTGTCCTCACGTTGCCCTTTTGCTCCTGGCCCCTCAGCACCTGCAGGGCAACAGCAAggtccctgcagcagctttggAATGGGGACCCCACAGAGCGAAGGGGCTGGGGAGTCCCCCCTTGGATAGCACAGCCTCTCCAGGGCCTTGCCGTCAGCCTGGCCaccagcacagggctgggggctgaTGCAGTTGACCCACCGCCCCGCCAGCATCTGGGCCAGGGTTGCCACAGAGGGTCTACTAGCAGGAATCAGCCCCGTTCCTGCTCTGTTCGCTCCTCCAGACGATGGAGGCTGAGTCACCCCTCCAGCCTCTGGGAATGCCTCCTGGATCCAATGCAAGGATGAACCAAGACAGTGCCCAGAGACGGCCCCTTTTCCATGCCCATCACACCAACAAAAGCCTCTGAAGgggcccagccctgctgcctgcctgccccttcAGGCACACGCCACATTGGAGGTGCCACCAAGAGCAGCAAGTCCCTTGGAATACGCGCCTGGTGCCTGCAGAGTTGCTCAGGAAGAGAGGGTGAGGGGTAACAAGGACCGACACCACCAGTCCAGGCCAATGCCAGACATCGTGGCGGGAAGCACACCAACCCCCTTGGGGCAATCACATCAGCGCTGGATCCAGCTCTGTCCTCTGTCACAGCCTGGGGCATGGGGGACACTACAGTGCTGATGGAGacacagcagcaagcaggaaCGCGCCCTGGGTCAGGGCAGCCGGCAAGCCCTGGGGTTGGTGGGAGCTGGCTCTGGGCTCCCCACACCTCAGCTGCCTGCTTTGGCACTGcgagaacaaaacaaagcccaGCAGGAAGCGTATTtgtgggcaggcagcagggaaacGCTTTGCTGAACCTTTTAATCAGCCTGttacagcaggaaaaagaggagggCAGGCGCAAA
The Haliaeetus albicilla chromosome 1, bHalAlb1.1, whole genome shotgun sequence DNA segment above includes these coding regions:
- the LOXL3 gene encoding lysyl oxidase homolog 3 isoform X1; protein product: MGSCGTWAWQELLVLLSSVWLWEGSSQPTPPGSTHTPGPQLKFRLAGYPRKHNEGRIEVFYNDEWGTICDDDFTLANAHVLCRHLGFVAATGWAHSAKYGKGIGRIWLDNVNCVGGEKSIGDCKHRGWGNSDCSHEEDAGVICKDERIPGFKDSNVIETEQSHVEEVRLRPVVSGARRQLPVTEGIVEVRYKDGWAQICDEGWDSQNSHVVCGMMGFPAEKKVNRNFYKRLKRTARMKGQTLRPGSRLASKSQPKQKRGEDVGSKKRLFTERQQLNYRLHSVSCTGTEVHLSMCAFEFYRGNASATCRAGMPAVVSCVPGPLFATGNAHKKKQRQQQQSQPRIRLKGGAKVGEGRVEVLKSSEWGTICDDRWNLLSASVVCRELGFGSAREALTGARMGQGTGPIHMNEVQCLGTEKTLWSCPFKNITQEDCKHTEDAAVRCNIPYMGYETLIRLSGGRSRFEGRVEVAVGAGDGDQPRWGLVCGEGWGTLEAMVACRQLGLGFANHGLQIRLAGGRTAFEGRVEVKRGSKWGMVCSDGWTTKEAMVACRQLGLGYSLHAVTETWYWDASNVTEMVLSGVKCAGHEMSLSHCQHHGTSLNCRNTGTRFAAGVICSETASDLLLHAPLVQETAYIEDRPLHMLYCAAEENCLSSSARLANWPYGHRRLLRFSSQIHNNGRADFRPKAGRHSWVWHECHRHYHSMDIFTHYDILTPNGTKVAEGHKASFCLEDTECEEDVAKRYECANFGEQGITVGCWDLYRHDIDCQWIDITDVKPGNYILQVVINPNFEVAESDFTNNAMKCNCKYDGHRIWVHSCHIGDALSEEANKRFEQYPGQLNNQIS
- the LOXL3 gene encoding lysyl oxidase homolog 3 isoform X6, which codes for MGSCGTWAWQELLVLLSSVWLWEGSSQPTPPGSTHTPGPQLKFRLAGYPRKHNEGRIEVFYNDEWGTICDDDFTLANAHVLCRHLGFVAATGWAHSAKYGKGIGRIWLDNVNCVGGEKSIGDCKHRGWGNSDCSHEEDAGVICKDERIPGFKDSNVIETEQSHVEEVRLRPVVSGARRQLPVTEGIVEVRYKDGWAQICDEGWDSQNSHVVCGMMGFPAEKKVNRNFYKLASKSQPKQKRGEDVGSKKRLFTERQQLNYRLHSVSCTGTEVHLSMCAFEFYRGNASATCRAGMPAVVSCVPGPLFATGNAHKKKQRQQQQSQPRIRLKGGAKVGEGRVEVLKSSEWGTICDDRWNLLSASVVCRELGFGSAREALTGARMGQGTGPIHMNEVQCLGTEKTLWSCPFKNITQEDCKHTEDAAVRCNIPYMGYETLIRLSGGRSRFEGRVEVAVGAGDGDQPRWGLVCGEGWGTLEAMVACRQLGLGFANHGLQETWYWDASNVTEMVLSGVKCAGHEMSLSHCQHHGTSLNCRNTGTRFAAGVICSETASDLLLHAPLVQETAYIEDRPLHMLYCAAEENCLSSSARLANWPYGHRRLLRFSSQIHNNGRADFRPKAGRHSWVWHECHRHYHSMDIFTHYDILTPNGTKVAEGHKASFCLEDTECEEDVAKRYECANFGEQGITVGCWDLYRHDIDCQWIDITDVKPGNYILQVVINPNFEVAESDFTNNAMKCNCKYDGHRIWVHSCHIGDALSEEANKRFEQYPGQLNNQIS
- the LOXL3 gene encoding lysyl oxidase homolog 3 isoform X2, with the protein product MGSCGTWAWQELLVLLSSVWLWEGSSQPTPPGSTHTPGPQLKFRLAGYPRKHNEGRIEVFYNDEWGTICDDDFTLANAHVLCRHLGFVAATGWAHSAKYGKGIGRIWLDNVNCVGGEKSIGDCKHRGWGNSDCSHEEDAGVICKDERIPGFKDSNVIETEQSHVEEVRLRPVVSGARRQLPVTEGIVEVRYKDGWAQICDEGWDSQNSHVVCGMMGFPAEKKVNRNFYKLASKSQPKQKRGEDVGSKKRLFTERQQLNYRLHSVSCTGTEVHLSMCAFEFYRGNASATCRAGMPAVVSCVPGPLFATGNAHKKKQRQQQQSQPRIRLKGGAKVGEGRVEVLKSSEWGTICDDRWNLLSASVVCRELGFGSAREALTGARMGQGTGPIHMNEVQCLGTEKTLWSCPFKNITQEDCKHTEDAAVRCNIPYMGYETLIRLSGGRSRFEGRVEVAVGAGDGDQPRWGLVCGEGWGTLEAMVACRQLGLGFANHGLQIRLAGGRTAFEGRVEVKRGSKWGMVCSDGWTTKEAMVACRQLGLGYSLHAVTETWYWDASNVTEMVLSGVKCAGHEMSLSHCQHHGTSLNCRNTGTRFAAGVICSETASDLLLHAPLVQETAYIEDRPLHMLYCAAEENCLSSSARLANWPYGHRRLLRFSSQIHNNGRADFRPKAGRHSWVWHECHRHYHSMDIFTHYDILTPNGTKVAEGHKASFCLEDTECEEDVAKRYECANFGEQGITVGCWDLYRHDIDCQWIDITDVKPGNYILQVVINPNFEVAESDFTNNAMKCNCKYDGHRIWVHSCHIGDALSEEANKRFEQYPGQLNNQIS